A region of Saccopteryx leptura isolate mSacLep1 chromosome X, mSacLep1_pri_phased_curated, whole genome shotgun sequence DNA encodes the following proteins:
- the HCCS gene encoding holocytochrome c-type synthase: MGLSASTPAVAVQTSNASQHQTPSPPSGCPMHEGKMKGCPVSAGPADPTCESKTYSVPAHQERAYEYVGCPITGAAAEKEGLDPSNLMPPPNQTPAPDQPFALSTAREESSIPRADSEKKWVYPSEQMFWNAMLKKGWKWKDDDISQRDMYNIIRIHNQNNEQAWKEILKWEALHAAECPCGPSLVRFGGKAKAYSPRARIRSWMGYELPFDRHDWIVNRCGTEVRYVIDYYDGGEVNQDYQFTILDVRPALDSLSAVWDRMKVAWWRWTS, from the exons GATGTCCAATGCATGAAGGGAAAATGAAAG GTTGTCCAGTGAGTGCAGGGCCAGCCGACCCAACTTGTGAGAGCAAGACCTACTCTGTGCCTGCCCATCAGGAGCGCGCCTATGAGTACGTGGGGTGTCCCATCACAGGCGCTGCGGCCGAGAAGGAGGGCCTGGACCCTTCGAACCTG ATGCCGCCACCCAATCAGACACCGGCCCCTGACCAGCCGTTTGCCCTCTCCACCGCGAGAGAGGAGTCATCCATTCCGAGAGCAGATTCCGAGAAGAAGTGGGTGTACCCTTCGGAGCAGATGTTCTGGAACGCGATGTTAAAGAAAGG ATGGAAGTGGAAGGACGACGACATCAGTCAGAGGGACATGTACAACATCATTAGAATCCACAATCAGAACAATGAGCAGGCTTGGAAGGAGATTTTGAAGTGGGAAGCCCTTCATGCTGC GGAGTGTCCTTGCGGTCCCTCATTGGTCCGGTTCGGAGGGAAAGCGAAAGCGTACTCGCCGCGGGCCAGAATCCGCTCCTGGATGGG GTATGAGTTGCCTTTCGACAGGCACGACTGGATCGTCAACCGCTGCGGGACGGAGGTCAGGTACGTCATCGACTACTACGATGGCGGCGAGGTCAACCAGGACTACCAGTTCACCATCCTGGATGTGCGGCCCGCTCTGGACTCGCTCTCGGCCGTGTGGGACAGAATGAAGGTCGCCTGGTGGCGCTGGACCTCGTAG